In a single window of the Manis javanica isolate MJ-LG chromosome 16, MJ_LKY, whole genome shotgun sequence genome:
- the RBM24 gene encoding RNA-binding protein 24 isoform X2, translating into MADRAAAERACKDPNPIIDGRKANVNLAYLGAKPRIMQPGFAFGVQQLHPALIQRPFGIPAHYVYPQAFVQPGVVIPHVQPAAAASTPYIDYTGAAYAQYSAAAAAAAAAAAYDQYPYAASPAAGYVTAGGYGYAVQQPITAAAPGSAAAAAAAAAAAAAFGQYQPPQLQTDRMQ; encoded by the exons ATGGCTGACCGGGCTGCTGCCGAAAGAGCCTGTAAGGATCCCAACCCCATCATTGATGGCAGGAAGGCCAACGTGAATCTGGCATATTTGGGAGCAAAGCCGAGGATCATGCAGCCAG GTTTTGCCTTTGGTGTTCAACAGCTTCATCCAGCCCTTATACAAAGACCTTTTGG GATCCCCGCGCACTACGTCTACCCGCAGGCGTTCGTGCAGCCCGGGGTGGTCATCCCGCACGTGCAGCCGGCGGCCGCCGCCTCCACGCCGTACATCGACTACACGGGCGCCGCGTACGCGCAGTactcggccgccgccgccgcggccgccgccgccgccgcctacGACCAGTACCCGTACGCGGCCTCGCCCGCCGCGGGCTACGTCACGGCGGGCGGCTACGGCTACGCCGTGCAGCAGCCAATCACCGCGGCCGCCCCgggctccgccgccgccgccgctgccgcggccgccgccgccgccgccttcgGCCAGTACCAGCCGCCGCAGCTGCAGACCGACCGCATGCAGTAG
- the RBM24 gene encoding RNA-binding protein 24 isoform X1 gives MHTTQKDTTYTKIFVGGLPYHTTDASLRKYFEVFGEIEEAVVITDRQTGKSRGYGFVTMADRAAAERACKDPNPIIDGRKANVNLAYLGAKPRIMQPGFAFGVQQLHPALIQRPFGIPAHYVYPQAFVQPGVVIPHVQPAAAASTPYIDYTGAAYAQYSAAAAAAAAAAAYDQYPYAASPAAGYVTAGGYGYAVQQPITAAAPGSAAAAAAAAAAAAAFGQYQPPQLQTDRMQ, from the exons ATGCACACGACCCAGAAGGACACGACGTACACCAAGATCTTCGTCGGGGGGCTGCCCTACCACACCACCGACGCCAGCCTGCGCAAGTACTTCGAGGTCTTCGGCGAGATCGAGGAGGCGGTGGTCATCACCGACCGGCAGACGGGCAAGTCCCGGGGCTACGGATTT GTCACCATGGCTGACCGGGCTGCTGCCGAAAGAGCCTGTAAGGATCCCAACCCCATCATTGATGGCAGGAAGGCCAACGTGAATCTGGCATATTTGGGAGCAAAGCCGAGGATCATGCAGCCAG GTTTTGCCTTTGGTGTTCAACAGCTTCATCCAGCCCTTATACAAAGACCTTTTGG GATCCCCGCGCACTACGTCTACCCGCAGGCGTTCGTGCAGCCCGGGGTGGTCATCCCGCACGTGCAGCCGGCGGCCGCCGCCTCCACGCCGTACATCGACTACACGGGCGCCGCGTACGCGCAGTactcggccgccgccgccgcggccgccgccgccgccgcctacGACCAGTACCCGTACGCGGCCTCGCCCGCCGCGGGCTACGTCACGGCGGGCGGCTACGGCTACGCCGTGCAGCAGCCAATCACCGCGGCCGCCCCgggctccgccgccgccgccgctgccgcggccgccgccgccgccgccttcgGCCAGTACCAGCCGCCGCAGCTGCAGACCGACCGCATGCAGTAG